GCCTATGGCGATGACCACGTAAAGCGATCCGGCCCAATAGGGGATAGCTCCTCCTGTCGCCGCTTCAAAGGCCAAGCCGGCCCCCATGAGCTGGATGGCCATATAGGGGACTAGGGCTATCAGGCCTATTATGGAGGCGATCACCCCGATCGCCTTGCTATCGTAATAATCGGCGAACATATCGGAGGGCGTGAGATATCCATACTTACTCCCAAGGACCCACATCCTCGTGCCCATCGCCAAGAGCATCAGCGGCCATAGCGTGTTCCAAGTGATCATGCATTGATGGAACGAAATGCCGATTCTATAATTGGCTCCGACGGCCCCCATGAAGGTCCACATGCTCGCGTAGGTCGCTATGAAGGTCATGGCCAAGACGAACGTCCCAAGCTCTCTCCCGCCCAAGAAGTAATCCACAGGGGTTAGCTTCGTCTTCTTATAGCCATAGTATCCCACTATCAAGGTCGCTATTATGTAAACTGTTACGACGATCAGGCATATAACGGCGAGCGATATCTCCGCCATGGCTATGCCCCCTCCTTCAAGGCCTTTTCAGCGTTCCTCTCGAAATCCTTCCCCCATATGGCATAAGTGGCTATCCCGGCTATGGTAGCTAAGGCTGTTATGGCCCACATGAAGAACAACGAGAACGGCAGCCCCCCGATCCAAGGCTCGAGGGAGGTGGCGATGATCCCAAGGGCTTGTAGGTTCATCGCAATGAACCATATGGCGAATATCGCCGCCAACGCTTTGTTAACCGGAGATCTGGGTAGGATTGGCATGTCTTTTCCCGCCTCCATTTAAACGAATGGATAATTTAAATTTTACTTTGATTACCTTTTTCGCCATCTAGCGACTTCGGGCCCTTCCGAAATGGCTCGCCTTCACCTGACTATGAGGACTGGGCATTTGGCGTGATGGCTAACCTTATCTGAAACGCTTCCCAATAGGAACGCCTTGACCCCGCTCAGGCCCCTGCTCCCAATAGCTATCAGGTCGACCTTCTCCTCCTCCGCCGCCCTCAATATTTCCTCCGCCGGTATCCCTTTCCTCAGCCTTTGGTCGACCTCTGCACCCAAGGACCTCGCGAGCTCCATTCCTCTCCTAAGGATCTCCTCGCCCTCCTCCACATCCTCGCTGAGTACCGCGCCGACCTCCGCGAAGGCATAAACCCTCACAGGGATGACGTGCAACAAAATCAGCCTAGATCCGTATTTCTTCGATAAATCGACGGCGTATTTGACGGCCTTATCGGCATGGGGGGACCCATCAATCGGGACCAATATCTTGGCGAACATCTCCCAAGGACCTCTTACATATAGGGCAACAGGGTTTGCCCGTACTTCCTATACAGGAGCCTTTCTAAGCCCTCCCTAAGCTTGGCGTCCAAACGCCTCTGCCTCTCCGAGAGGATCTCGCCGGGCTTTGGCAAATGGATCACCGGCCCTTGGAGCACGATCGGGGTCTTTATTGCATGGATCGGCTTGGGCTCGCTTCTCATTATCTTGGCCATTAGGGCATCTACCGGGCCCCCCTTATCCAAGAGCTCCATTATCTCTTCCATCCTATCTTGGCTCAGGGGCCTGAATCCGAATGGGAACGGCGATATATCCGCCAAGGGAGATGGGTCCTCTATCTTATCCTTTACGCCCAGCCCGACGGTCTTATAGGGCGATATAACCTCCTCCTTGGTAAGCCACATCTCATCTCCCTTTATCACTATGAAGCCGTAGAACCCTTTGGGATCCCTGCTGATGAAGACCTGCCAGCGCTTTGGATCCTTATCGTATTTAGCGGAGATCTCCCTCTTTATCTCCTCCGCGTCCCTTATCCTAGGCATGGCCGGGGGGCACGGTTCCTAGGGCGGGAGCCTCGCTATATAAGCTTTCATCAGGGGTAGCTAAAGGCTCCGGTCATTCGCCTATCACGTGGACGGCCAATCTCCTCCTCCTAGCCCTGACGTCGAGTTCTATGAAGACTATCTGCTGCCAAGTGCCCAGTAGGAGCGAACCATCCCTGATGGGCAAGGTTATGCTCGGGCCCAAGAGGGAGGCCCTGACGTGAGAGTGGCCGTTCCGATCGTGCCAGCGCTTCTCGTGTTCATATGGGATCGCCTTGGGGGCTATCCTCTCCAGCATCGCCGGGAAGTCCTTCAAAAGGCCGGGCTCGTACTCCATAGTCGTAACCGCTCCTGTGGCCCCGATCACCGAGATCGTCGCTATGCCATTCCTTATTCCGGATTCCCTGACGATCCTTTCAACCTCTCCCGTTATGTCCAATATATCGGCTTCGCCCTTGCTCTCGACCGTCATCTCGCCACAGAATACCGCCAATTGCCTCCCCCATCCCTTCAATCCATTGGGGCGCCCCTTTTCATCGAATCCGCGGAGCCGTATGGCTATGGAACCCCCTACTCGAACTCGAGCGACTCCATTATCACCTCGAGCGGTTCGGCCGCTTTATCCAGATCCAATTCCGCGGCCGGCAACTCGATTAGGGATTTTGAGTTCTCCTTCATGACCTTCTCGATCCCCTCCCGGGACAGCAATTGGAGCTCGCCGGCCTCCTTTATCTTGGCCAAGGCGTATCCTATCTTCAGCACGCCCTCTCCCGCCCAGCTCAAGAATAGGGCGATCGCCCCACATCCGAGCTTGTTCGGCTCCTTTATGAACCAAGGCCTGATGTCCACCTTGCCCTTCTTGAACCCCATCCTTTCCAAAAGAGCCCTGGGCAATTTCATCGATAGGCCTTTCTCGGCCTTACCCAAGCTCGCGCTCAGCCCGGTCTTCTTGCCGCCTTCATCGAGTATTTCCATAAAAAGCTCCGTATCTGATCCGGCCAAATCCCATCGATCAATTCCCTTGATCGATGGGTCTTTAAAGTTTACGAGGCCCAGTCGGCGCGAGGCCAAGGCTCTCCTAATCCCCTCCTTGGATTGGCCCAAGGGCCCTCGATTTCAGTGCATCCATTTTCGTGAAAAAGCTGCTTCGAAATGCCCCCTTCGGATTTATAGCAACTTGTTGCCCTGCCAAGGGTCCAAAATAAACAAATTTATACGGCCAAGGATGCGATGGTTAGGACAAAGGTTTCCGGGAAGGGTGTCAAGGGGTTGTCCGAGGTAACGGTATCCGTTAAGGGAGGCGGGAAGGCCGAGATAAAGGTGATAGAGGATAGGTGCAAGGGATGCGGGTTCTGTATAGAGTTCTGCCCAATGCATGTGCTTGATTACTCCCCAAAGATAAATGCGAGGGGCGCGCATCCCCCATATGCGAAGAGCCCAGATGCCTGTACGGCCTGTGGGCTATGCGAGCAATTCTGCCCAGATTTGGCCATATACATAGTCAAGAAGAAAGGGGTTTGAACATTGAGGCGCGATGTGTTAACTGGTAGCTATTTCACGTTGGGGGATATAGCCTGCGCCGAGGGGGCCCTAGCGGCAGGCTGCAGATATTTCGCAGGCTATCCCATAACGCCAGCCACCGAGATAGCCGAGCACATGGCTAGGAGGATGCCGGAGGTGGGCGGGATCTACATCCAGATGGAGGACGAGATAGCCTCAATAGCTTCCGCCATAGGTGCCTCCTACGCGGGCATGAAGGCCATGACCGCCACTTCGGGCCCCGGCTTCAGCTTGATGCAGGAGAACATAGGCCTAGCCGTCATGACGGAGGCCCCGCTGGTGATCGTCAATGTAATGAGGGGAGGGCCGAGCACTGGCCAACCAACGAGGGGCGGGCAGCAGGACGTGATGCAAACGAAGTGGGGATCCCATGGGGATTACGAAGTCATAGCCTTCGCCCCCTCGAGCGTGCAGGAGATGTTCGATCTCACCATAGAGGCATTTAATTGCGCGGAACGCTTCCGCTGCCCGGCCTTCGTCCTCGCGGAGGAGAACGTTGGCCATTTACGGGAGAAACTCGTGATACCGGAGCCCCATGAGATAAGGTTGGTTGAGAGGAAGAGGCCAAAATGCGATCCGAAGGAATACGCCCCTTTCAAACCTGATGAGGACCTGATCCCCCCGATGGCCCATTTTGGGGAGGGTTTCAGATTCTACGCGACCGGCTTGACCCATAACGAAAAGGGTCTTCCGAGGACTGTGGATCCCGATATCCACGCTAAATTGGTTAGGAGGTTAAATGAAAAGATAAGGAGGCATGCAAAGGAGATAATAAAAGTGAAGACACTATACTTAGACGATGCCGATATATGCGTCGTCGCCTATGGCATAGTTTCGAGGTCGGCTGCTTCCGCGGTGAGGTTAGCTAGGGAGATGGGCATAAAGGCCGGGCTCCTCAAGCTCGTTACCCTTTGGCCTTTCCCGAGCGATGAGATCTCCAGATTATCCGAAGGCATCAAGAAGTTCCTAGTATGCGAAATGAATGAGGGGCAGATTGTAAGGGAGGTCGAGAGGTGCAGCAAATGCTCCAAGGTATCCTTCCTCCCGAAGCTCGGCGGAGAGATCCATACGCCGAAGGAGATACTCTCTGCCATTAAGGGGGCGTTATGAAATGAGCGGTCTTATGCACCCGCTGGAGAAATTTGTCAGGCCCGGGATGGAATCTAGGATTTGGTGCAGTGGTTGTAGCGACGGGATAGTGCTGAACGAGTTCCTGAGGGCCATCGATGAGCTCGGGCTCGATATGAACAAGATTGTCGTCGTCTCGGGCATAGGATGCGCTGGAAGGGCATCTGGGTATATAAACGTGGATGCCTTCCACGCGACCCACGGGAGAGCCATCCCAGTGGCAGTGGGGATCAAGGTGGCCAAGCCCGAGCTGAACGTCGTGGTGATAAGCGGAGATGGCGATCTCTTCTCCATAGGTGGCAACCATTTCCTCCACGCGGCTAGGAGGAATGTGGGCATAAAGGTGATATGCATCAACAACTTCAACTACGGTATGACCGGGGGGCAAGCCGGGCCGACGACCCCCATGGGGGCCTTCCTCACTACAACGCCCTACGGGAACATAGAGAGCCCCCTCAACTTGGTGCAGCTGGCTGCCGCCGTTGGGGCGACATATGTGGCTAGGTGGACGGCCTTCCACGTGAGGAGGATAAAGGAATCCATAAAGAAGGCGTTGGCGAAGAAGGGCTTCGCCTTCATAGAAGTCGTCGGGATATGCCCGGAACAATACGGGAGGAGGCAAAAGATGCCAAGGCCAATAGATATGATGATGTGGTTCAAGAAGAATAGCGTTATCTCAAGGGAGCTCGATCCCTCCAAGGCCGAATTCACCCCGGAGAAGATAGTCGTCGGGGAGTTCGTAGACGTGGAGAGGCCCGAATATACCGAGCTGATGAGGGGGCAGATAAACTCAATAATAGAGAGGCTCGAGAAGGAGGGGAAGGTGAGCGATGTCGAAATATGAGATAAGGTTCGCAGGCTTGGGCGGGCAGGGGATAGTCAGGGCCGGGGTCATAATCGGCTCCGCAGCCGCGCTATTCGGCGGCAAGAACGCCGCAAATTCGCAATCCTATGGGCCTGAGGCTAGGGGTGGCGCGAGCAAATCCGAGGTCATAATATCGGATGAGGAAATAGATTACCCGAAGGTGGAGGAGCCCGATGCCATGGTCCTGATGTCCCAAGAGGCTTATGATAAATATGCCAAGGATTTGAAGAAAGGCGGAGTTTTGATCTACGATTCCGATATGGTATACGATCCCAAGCCCATCGAGGGGGCGAGGGTTTACGCGATACCGGCCACCAAGATAGCCGAGGAGAGCGGCAGGAAGATCGTAGCCAATATGGTGATGATAGGGGCGCTGGTCGCGATCACCGGGGCCATAGATCCCTCAGCCGCAAAGAGGGCAATAGAGATGAACGTGCCCAAAGGGACCGAGGAGCTGAACATAAGGGCGTTCGAGAAGGGCTATGAATATGCACTCGGCCTCCTAAGGGGCTGAGCTCAGCCCAAGGCGGCGATGGACCGAAGTGGACTTCATCGGGATGGCCAAAAGGGGCCATCCCATTCCTAGCTTGAGAACTGCTTGAGGACCTCTTCCCTCCCCATCTCCCTCCCGCAATAGTGGCAGCGGAGGAGCAGGGGCCCGGTGCTGACGACATAGAACTTGGGCTCCACCGGCTCCTTGGCATTGGAGATACAAACTGGATTATCACACCTTACTATATCCCTTATGACCTCAGGAAGCCTCACGCGCGTCTTCTGGGCCACGCCATAGTCCCTGATTATGTTTATGGTAGCCTTGGGGGCCAGCAGGGCGATCTTATCGACCTCTTGTTGCCTAAGCTCGCGGTTCTCTATCTTCACTATGTCCTTCTTTCCCATTTTATCACTCCTCACGTTCATGGCTATGCTTATGACGTGCCCATCCTTCCCATCCATATTGAGGATCCTCAGGACGTCCAGCGCGTAGCCAGCGGTTATGTGATCTATCACCGTGCCGTTCTCTATCTTTTGGATCCTGAGGTCCTTCTCGTCTCGCAATGTCCCGATCCCTAGCTTTCCTCCTCGAGGGGCCTAATTAAGAATTTCCAAGCTCGAAAATATTTAAAGCGGCTAAAAGGTTTAACTTACGGCAGAACCTTGGGCCTTAATGTTGAGAGGTTTAAGCGGATAGTTTCCGAAAGATATGTCCTAGAAGGATTGGATGCCCTGATACCATATATCAGGGATGCGGGATGGTGGGAGGGCGATAAGCCCGACGCCGTCGTGAGGCCGGGGAGCGCCGAAGAGGTTTCCGAGATAATAAGAGCGGCGAATGAGGACCGGATCCCGATAACGATCAGGGGGGCTGGGTCGAGCTATACCGGCGGGGCGCTTTGCTACGGCGGGGGCCTGCTCTTGGAGCTGACGCGCCTCGATGGCCTAATAGAGCTGGATGGGGAATCGAACTCGGTGACGGTCCAACCGGGGATGAGCTGGGCCAAGATGAACTGCAAGCTTAAGGAGATGGGATTCCATACAGGGTTCAGGGGCCCCGGGAGCGGGATCACGGCCACCATTGGCGGCGCCGCCTCAGTTTCAAGCATATGGTGGGGCGCCGCGAAATATGGGACTGTGGGGGATCAGATAATCGGGTTCCAAGTGGTCCTCCCAAAGGGCGAGATCATCAGGACGGGATCGGGGGCGAACCCCTATGCGAAGAACTTCTGTAGATATGGCTTGGGCCCCGATCTGAGCGGCCTATTCATAGGGGATCATGGGGTCTTCGGGGTGAAGACCGAGGTAGTTATGAGGGCCTATCCCCTCCCGGAGTACGTGGACTTCTTCGAATATGGGTTCCCAAGCGAGGTAGATGCCGTGAGCGCCTTGGAGGAGATGGCGAGGCGGAACTCCTTCGCGAGCGATATAATATTCCTCGAGGAGGAATATACATCCTACGCGGCTCCCAGATATCCGAATTGGAATGGTTCCAAGGCCATCGTCGCGGGCGATATAGAGGCCGATAACAGGGCTTGGGGGGAGGCTCAGAAGGAGATCTTCGATGATATCGCACGCAGGCATGGCGGGAGGGTTTTGGAGCCCAATTACTCCAAGTACCTTTACGATAACATGTTTAACGTCTTCTTCTGGGGCAGGAGGGACAATGGGCTCCTAATGGGGGCTTGCAACCAAGTCCCCATCAGGGGAATCCTAAAGACGATAAGATCCCAAAGGGAATACATCGAAAGGAATCCCGACCTCTTCAAAAAGCACTTCAATTATAGGGGGATGTTCAGCTTCATAGTTAGGGGGCATATGAATACCATACCGACGCTCTATCTACCTTGGAACCTTGATGCCGAGCCTAGTGCCAAGGAGGTTGCCCATAGGATCTGGTCCGACTCCGTTTCTAGATGGATAGAGTGCGGGGGTATCCATTATTGGATAGGGAAGCTTATAGGGGAGATCCTATACTCCAAGATCCCGAGGGAGTACCATCGGCTCCTGAGCACATTGAAAAGGGCCTTGGATCCGAACCGGATATTAAACCCGGCCCTATGGGATCTTTGGGAGGCCTGAGGATCTAGGCGGGAACCCTATATGGCGTTGAGAGGGCCCTCTCCACGATCGGCCTATGGATCGAATTATATGTGCAAAACGGCCTTATGGTCCCATCCGGAAGGCCGTAATGGATCACGCAGCGCTCAACCCTTTGTAAATCGAAGTTATAGGGATCCATGAAGTGCATGCACCCTATCATGACGATTTGTCGCATGAATTTGCCCAAGGAGCGATAGCTGCCCTCTTTGAGTACGGGCCAAACGAAATCCTTCAATAAGCCCCCCTTTATCCTCCTAAGGGAGAGGAGCATCTTCAATTTCGCCTCTATCTTCCTTCCCTCCCTGACCTTCTCCTCTATCCTCTCCATATCGGATAGGAATCCATCAACATCCGCCATCCTCGTTATCGGCGCCCAATTCCCCTTGCCATCCCTGACCAAGAAGGTGGATACACCGCAATGGGGGCTTGTGGTGAACTCCACGTACTTCTTCCCCTTCATAGAGCCCAAGGCCCTCGATATCGGCACCACGGATGGGACCGGCCTGAAGTCCTCGAGGGCGATCAATCCATTCGTTTGCTCCTCAGCCAGCTTCATGAAGTCCGATGTATTTATCCTCATGGCCTCTCGTTGCCCCTTGTCTATTCGTCCGGTTATGGAAACGGGTTGGAAGTTAACGCATCTTATGACGTCCGAGTTCTTCAACGCGAAATTGATTATCGCCCCTATCTGGGAATCGTTCACCCCCCTCACCAAAGTCACAACTAAGACTATGCTGTCGAAGCCCATCCTCCTAGCGTTCTCGATGACCTTTATCTTCGTCCCTAGGAGCGGGACCCCCCTCACCGCCTTGTATATGCCATCGTCTAGGCCGTCGAATTGCAGGTAT
The genomic region above belongs to Candidatus Bathyarchaeia archaeon and contains:
- a CDS encoding universal stress protein — encoded protein: MFAKILVPIDGSPHADKAVKYAVDLSKKYGSRLILLHVIPVRVYAFAEVGAVLSEDVEEGEEILRRGMELARSLGAEVDQRLRKGIPAEEILRAAEEEKVDLIAIGSRGLSGVKAFLLGSVSDKVSHHAKCPVLIVR
- a CDS encoding secondary thiamine-phosphate synthase enzyme YjbQ; this encodes MAVFCGEMTVESKGEADILDITGEVERIVRESGIRNGIATISVIGATGAVTTMEYEPGLLKDFPAMLERIAPKAIPYEHEKRWHDRNGHSHVRASLLGPSITLPIRDGSLLLGTWQQIVFIELDVRARRRRLAVHVIGE
- a CDS encoding ferredoxin family protein, coding for MVRTKVSGKGVKGLSEVTVSVKGGGKAEIKVIEDRCKGCGFCIEFCPMHVLDYSPKINARGAHPPYAKSPDACTACGLCEQFCPDLAIYIVKKKGV
- a CDS encoding 2-oxoacid:acceptor oxidoreductase subunit alpha produces the protein MRRDVLTGSYFTLGDIACAEGALAAGCRYFAGYPITPATEIAEHMARRMPEVGGIYIQMEDEIASIASAIGASYAGMKAMTATSGPGFSLMQENIGLAVMTEAPLVIVNVMRGGPSTGQPTRGGQQDVMQTKWGSHGDYEVIAFAPSSVQEMFDLTIEAFNCAERFRCPAFVLAEENVGHLREKLVIPEPHEIRLVERKRPKCDPKEYAPFKPDEDLIPPMAHFGEGFRFYATGLTHNEKGLPRTVDPDIHAKLVRRLNEKIRRHAKEIIKVKTLYLDDADICVVAYGIVSRSAASAVRLAREMGIKAGLLKLVTLWPFPSDEISRLSEGIKKFLVCEMNEGQIVREVERCSKCSKVSFLPKLGGEIHTPKEILSAIKGAL
- a CDS encoding 2-oxoacid:ferredoxin oxidoreductase subunit beta: MSGLMHPLEKFVRPGMESRIWCSGCSDGIVLNEFLRAIDELGLDMNKIVVVSGIGCAGRASGYINVDAFHATHGRAIPVAVGIKVAKPELNVVVISGDGDLFSIGGNHFLHAARRNVGIKVICINNFNYGMTGGQAGPTTPMGAFLTTTPYGNIESPLNLVQLAAAVGATYVARWTAFHVRRIKESIKKALAKKGFAFIEVVGICPEQYGRRQKMPRPIDMMMWFKKNSVISRELDPSKAEFTPEKIVVGEFVDVERPEYTELMRGQINSIIERLEKEGKVSDVEI
- a CDS encoding 2-oxoacid:ferredoxin oxidoreductase subunit gamma → MSKYEIRFAGLGGQGIVRAGVIIGSAAALFGGKNAANSQSYGPEARGGASKSEVIISDEEIDYPKVEEPDAMVLMSQEAYDKYAKDLKKGGVLIYDSDMVYDPKPIEGARVYAIPATKIAEESGRKIVANMVMIGALVAITGAIDPSAAKRAIEMNVPKGTEELNIRAFEKGYEYALGLLRG
- the pyrI gene encoding aspartate carbamoyltransferase regulatory subunit, with protein sequence MRDEKDLRIQKIENGTVIDHITAGYALDVLRILNMDGKDGHVISIAMNVRSDKMGKKDIVKIENRELRQQEVDKIALLAPKATINIIRDYGVAQKTRVRLPEVIRDIVRCDNPVCISNAKEPVEPKFYVVSTGPLLLRCHYCGREMGREEVLKQFSS
- a CDS encoding FAD-binding oxidoreductase; translation: MGLNVERFKRIVSERYVLEGLDALIPYIRDAGWWEGDKPDAVVRPGSAEEVSEIIRAANEDRIPITIRGAGSSYTGGALCYGGGLLLELTRLDGLIELDGESNSVTVQPGMSWAKMNCKLKEMGFHTGFRGPGSGITATIGGAASVSSIWWGAAKYGTVGDQIIGFQVVLPKGEIIRTGSGANPYAKNFCRYGLGPDLSGLFIGDHGVFGVKTEVVMRAYPLPEYVDFFEYGFPSEVDAVSALEEMARRNSFASDIIFLEEEYTSYAAPRYPNWNGSKAIVAGDIEADNRAWGEAQKEIFDDIARRHGGRVLEPNYSKYLYDNMFNVFFWGRRDNGLLMGACNQVPIRGILKTIRSQREYIERNPDLFKKHFNYRGMFSFIVRGHMNTIPTLYLPWNLDAEPSAKEVAHRIWSDSVSRWIECGGIHYWIGKLIGEILYSKIPREYHRLLSTLKRALDPNRILNPALWDLWEA
- a CDS encoding radical SAM protein, translating into MSVMERRILKRTKSLCPECLRVLDAEIFIGPDSKVRIGKTCPEHGYFDDTYTFSDPELFQWAEGYAHEGGGLENPRTKSEKGCPYDCGICDNHKSHTVLAIIDITNRCNLSCPICFANAAAAGYLYEPSFEDIERIVDNLRMNRPVPPPAIQFSGGEPTVRSDLPKLISMAKGKGFEHVEVNTNGIMFANSPSFFEECQRAGMDTIYLQFDGLDDGIYKAVRGVPLLGTKIKVIENARRMGFDSIVLVVTLVRGVNDSQIGAIINFALKNSDVIRCVNFQPVSITGRIDKGQREAMRINTSDFMKLAEEQTNGLIALEDFRPVPSVVPISRALGSMKGKKYVEFTTSPHCGVSTFLVRDGKGNWAPITRMADVDGFLSDMERIEEKVREGRKIEAKLKMLLSLRRIKGGLLKDFVWPVLKEGSYRSLGKFMRQIVMIGCMHFMDPYNFDLQRVERCVIHYGLPDGTIRPFCTYNSIHRPIVERALSTPYRVPA